The genomic stretch attgtcttgttggaagacaaatctccgtcccagtctcaggtcttttgcagaatggtcctgtatttggctccatccatcttcccatcaattttaaccatcttccctgtccctgctgaagaaaagcaggcccaaaccatgatgctgccaccaccatgtttgacagtggggatggtgtgttcagctgtgttgcttttacgccaaacataacgttttgcattgttgccaaaaagttcaattttggtttcatctgaccagagcaccttcttccacatgtttggtgtgtctcccaggtggcttgtggcaaactttaaacaacactttttatggatatctttaagaaatggctttcttcttgccactcttccataaaggccagatttgtgcaatatacgactgattgttgtcctatggacagagtctcccacctcagctgtagatctctgcagttcatccagagtgatcatgggcctcttggctgcatctctgatcagtattctccttgtatgagctgaaagtttagagggacggccaggtcttggtagatttgcagtggtctgatactccttccatttcaatattatcgcttgcacaatgctccttgggatttttaaagcttgggaaatctttttgtatccaaatccggctttaaacttcttcacaacagtatctcggacctgcctggtgtgttccttgttctttatgatgctctctgcgcttttaacggacctctgagactatcacagtgcaggtgcatttatacggagacttgattacacacaggtggattgtatttatcatcattagtcatttaggtcaacattggatcattcagagatcctcactgaacttctggagagagtttgcagcACTGAAAGAAagtgggctgaataattttgcacacccaatttttcattttttgatttgttaaaaaagtttgaaatatccaataaatgtcgttccacttcatgattgtgtcccacttgttgttgattcttcacaaaaaaatacagttttatatctttatgtttgaagcctgaaatgtggcaaaaggttgcaaagttcaagtgggccgaatactttcgcaaggcactgtatatatatatatgtatatcacagttgaagtcggaagtttacatacaccttagccaaatacatttaaactcagttttcacaattcctgacatttaatcttagtaaaaattccctgtcttaggtcagttaggatcaccactttattttaagaatgtgaaatgtcagaataatagtagagagaatgatttatttcagcttttatttatttaatcacattcccactgggtcagaagtttacatacactcaattagtatttggtagcattgcctttaaattgtttaacttgggtcaaacgtgttggGTAGCCaaaacaagcttcccacaataagttgggtgaattttggcccattcctcctgacagagctggtgtaactgagtaagaTTTTGTAGGCCCTCGTtgatcgcacacgcttttttcagttctgcccacaagtgttctataggattgaggtcagggctttgtgatggccactccaataccttgactttgttgtccttaagccattttgccacaactatggaagtatgcttggggtcattgtccatttggaagacccatttgcgaccaagctttaacttcctgactgatgtcttgagatgttgcttcaatatatccacagaatttttctttcgtcatgatgccatctattttgtgaaatgcaccagtccctcctgcagcaaagcatccccacaacatgatgctgccacccccgtgcttcacggttaggatggtgctctttggcttgcaagcctcaccctttttcctccaaacataacaatggtcattatggccaaaccgttctatttttgtttcatcagaccagaggacatttctccacaaagtacaatctttgtccccatgtgcagttgcaaaccgtagtctggcttttttatggcggttttggagcagtggcttcttccttgctttgcggcctttctggttatgtcgatataggacttgttttactgtggatatagatacttttgtatctgtttcctccagcatctccacaaggtcctttgcagttgttctgtgattgatttgcccctaagtacgttcatctccaggagacagaatgcgtctccttcctgagcggtatgacggctgcgtggtcccatggtgtttatacttgtgtactattgtttgtacagatgaacgtggtaccttcaggtttttttaaattgctcccaaggattgaccagacttgtggaggtaaaaaaataaaacattgtagACATttaggtcttggttgatttcttttgattttcccatgatgtcaagcaaagaggcactgagtttgaaggtagaccatgaaatacatccacaggtacacctccaattgactcaaattatgttaattcgcctatcagaagcctctaaagccatgacatcattttctggaattttccaagctgttaaaggcacagtcaacttagtgtatgtaaacttatgacccactggaattgtgatacagtgaattataggtgaaataatctgtctgaaaacaattgctggaaaaatcactgcacaaagtagatgtcctaaccgacttgccaaaactatagtttgttaacaagaaatttgcagAGTGGTCGAAAaaccgagttttaatgactccaacctgagtgtatgtaaacttccgacttcaactgtacacctcccgtccccagtgaaagttggcGCCTCTGCATGCAGGCACATGACAGTAGGAGCATCTCTCATTCGTCACTTACCATGGAGTCTCCAGTCTGGCTTCAGCTGCTGCCTCAGAACTGACAGGCTGTTGTACGCCAGCACTGCTGCATCCAGGGCATTGACCCCCTCCCAGGGGTACGCTGCAGCATGTGACGCCTTCCCATGGTACTTCACTGTCACACTGAGAATAGATTAACAGAGATGGAACCCAAAATGGAAGCATATATAACGGTCAGTTAAAATGTTGTAAAACTGGAACCGGATACAGACGGCAGAAACAGAATCTCACTCTGTGATGGATACACAGGGTAGGAAGGCAACATCCTGCTGAGCAGGGTGAGCCATGAAGACAACATCCATGTCTTCAAATGCCCCAGCCAGGATGAGGTCaaccttccctcctccatcctcttctgcTGGGGTCCCAAGAACTGTCACCTATGGCAATGACACATGGCTGTGTTTACTGAGGCAATGTAATCAATCAGTAGGTCAATCGATAATTTATTCAAATGGCAGATGGTGACATTTTATCCATGCACAATAAATTAGTAAGTGGACAAATGGACACACCTTTAATGCCACAATATATGCACTCGCTGCTGGAAAAATGTACCTTTACACGGAGAGGAGTCAGACAGTCTGTTGGTTCTCTTACTAATCCTAATGCACCCGTCAGCCCTAGTGCAGCAGCCACACCGACTTCTGCTATAAGGTTGTGTCCACATGCATGGCCAATACCTGGCAACGCGTCGTACTCGCATAGGAATCCCACATTCAAAACTCTGTCGCCGTCTTTGCCACCAAATGGGCCCCATGTCGCCCTAACTGCGGTAGGCAGTTTGTAGTGACTTTCAACCTCCCATAAGTTATCATCAGAGAGAAAACGAACGAGCCTGTCGTGTGACTGTTTCTCCCCATATGCAAGCTCTGGACACCTCCATATGTCTTGGCTTAGAATGAACAGCTTGTCTTGAATTGTGTCTATGCAGGTTCCAATATTGTGTTTCAACTGCATTCGATTTTCATGCGATTGAGAGCCTAGTGCCataatctttttttttgtttgcAGTCCAGCAAACTCGTAATAGTCTTGCGTAGTAAAAGttgtttatgttttttatttctcTGTGGCAGACTGATTTTCAGATAGGCAGAGGTTGCCATCTACTGTCTGGAGTAAGAATGTGCACGTATTCAATGTGAGGTATCTGAGGAAGGCTGTAATTATTATGGGGCTATAATTTAAACCATTCTGAAATTAACTAGGCCTGAAATTTAAGTAGGCCTGAAAAGCATTTGTTTTCATCTATAGATGGTCATAAGCAAGGCTGAGACTGTTTTGAATTGTGTCCTTTTTGCAATCTCACATATGTAGGCTAAACGAGAAGCGAATCGAGTGAAGTCCATCAACCtcctgcatttcaattaatatgaAGAGGTTGTTTTTCACTCTTACTACACTAGAGGGACCCAAAGTAATATGTTTGTGCCGATGCAAGCAACACGCTTCATGGTTGttattactgtattatatatCAAATCCTACAGCACTTAAAATCCTATTATTTGACAGAATGAGGGTTTAGCAACAATTATTTCAGAATCCATTTTGTGAAAAAGACACTACACTGTATTGAATACAACATTTGTCTCTCACCTTGAATTAATAATAAAAGCGTAGAAGGAATAAATGAttcccccctcctttttcgaatgTCAAGATACTTTTTTCATGGTCACTTGAATAATAAAACACTCATGCAGGAAACAAGGAAGTACCTTGGGATGGGGCTACACAACTGCGAGCAAGGTCTGACCCAGCGGAGCGAGCTCAATTACTGCCAAATGAATAAAGACAAGGCCATATGGCTGTCACGCTACGACAGAGGACTcaagtgtgtgtgcgtctgtgtgtgtgtgtgtgtgtgtgttagagagagcaaTTGTGTGCATgcgctgtgtgtatgtgtgtgcgcactCTTCATGCGCGCGTGTGTATAGAGGGGCTGCCGTGTAGGAGTTGGGGGGTTAATTGGGGTCTTTGTCAGCCACAGGAGGAGATGTTGTTGGACAGTGCAGAGCACGCTGTCACCAGTACCCCTCTCTGACAGGGCCTGTCACTCAGTTTACTTTACACACCACCGGTGTCACTCTCTATTGTCTGTCAATTAACTGACATGAGGGAAATAACCTTTTTGCTTTCCTATTTTCTTAATCACTGATTTAGTTTGTGGACCGCTGTTTAATTCCACCTGATTACCTAGTAGTGCTTCCTACCCTTTAATATCTACCCTGAGAGGATCAAGACTGTTCCATGCCAAACCATTTCCGTCAGCTTTCCCTCTGTTTCTCAGTGGTGGATAAAACATAATATCTATGTTATTGCACTACTAAAACAGACGGTACGATATCAGCTCAATAGTgtagaatacatttcaactcgTGTCTTCATATGAAATAAAGGTGCCAGGAATCCTTGCCAAATCCATAAAGTTTTCTCTTGCGGCAACATAGAGACATTTCCTATGTTCAATATTTCAAGTAAACCCTTGACGTGATGACTTGATCAGTGCAATCCGTCAGCGAATTGGCATCAATCCAAAGTAGAGTGATGTAATGTGCACATACAGGCATCACAACAACAGGAATTCCTTAGGGAATAGTGTGTTGCTAGGCAGAATAAATGTGCTcctcatttcaatgaaattagtGATTGGATAACAAAGACCTGTGTTTACTGCGTCGCATGTGTTGTGTGCTacctctgttgtgtgtgtgtgtgtgtgtgtgtgtgtgtgtcattgactCTCATCACAACCAGTGATGTCCTCAGAGACACACTCAGACAGTACTGATCAGACGGTTTTAAAACATGAGGTTTCAGTCGACTGAGGTGAACTGTCATTCTGTCATTATTTCTGGAAAGATGGGATCTCAATACCACTATCGAAAAAAAAGCACACCCCAGCATGCACTGCTCCTCAGGCCAAGAGCTCTGTTAATTGGAGGAGAGGCCGCAGGGCCTCTTGAGGGTGTCTGTTCGCATGCTGCTTGACAGCCCTTCTTGTCATTTATGTCACACTGCACACACAATCACAGCACTCCTGCTGTGGTAGACACCTTCAATGCAATTGTTTTTTCTTCCTGTAGGTCTAGGAGGAGGTTGGGTGGGATTCTCTCAGTGATGGTCCTGGTTTTGTGAAGACCGAATGACAAAAACTGTTACAAAATATTGTCCAGGTACTTTTTTGTCTATTAGGTAAAacataatacagtatataaatgcTTGCTAAAACACAAATATTCCCTCTAAAAGCTCTTCCCCAGCATTGTAATACAAAACAATGTTGTAATGCATTTCTCTCCTTAGATAAATTATGCACGGGGGTTCTATTCTTCTGCCTACTTCAGTTCTGTCAGTCAGTGGATTGTGATTCTCAAGATTCACACAGAGAGCCCATACAACTGCCCAGCTACTCCCCAATATTCCACTGGAGGAGCTTATAGTTCCTTTGTGACACCACAGAAAAGGCTGCTGCCAGTCTGAATAATGTCAGCCTTTGTTGCGAGTGAGCTGTTCCTCCTACCGCAGAATAGCCTATCAGCAGGGTGGGTGGAGAGGTCTAGAGAATCAAAGGTTAGCACAGTCTCATGGTTTTTCTGTCCACAGAAGGTTGACCGCATGCTGTGCTTAAGTCTGTTGAGAGGCTAAAACGGCATTGTAGTATACCGTCTGAGTGCAGTGCAGAGACAACTACATCCTGGTCATGAGGAGAAAAATAATCATTAGACATTAGGACATCAGACATTTCTCAAACAAATGCATCCAATGCTACAAAAGTACCAACAATGAGATTGGAACTAAGGTTGGAactggtctgtgtgtctgtctgtatcaaaCCTATAGTCCCCAATACTAAGCGACAAAGTGTAAACTAATACATACAGACGACAATAATCCAGCAGGCAAACACATTTTCTAAATAAGTCCGTGTTGGTGGAGCGTTCACAGAGTTCAACCGTGGCTTtacaaacattttacattttggtAGAGGACCTACAATACCTCCTCTCAGTGAGAGCTTATTACAACTAGAATGTCTTCTACTGGCTTGAAAGTTCAAACACTGAaccctgcatgtgtattcacAGAGACGTGAAAGCTACAGAAGCTACAACCGCAGTGCATTCCCCAATGGAAAGATCTTTGTTGGATATTTCCCACTTGGTAAGGACAAAGATATTTGGATCTATTAATATTTTGAAGATTAGCTTTTTATTTTGGGTCCGTGATTAATTTATCTCGTATCTGTGCATCCTTCCACTGCTATTTTCATCATAATGATGCCACATATCTTTATTATTGATTTAGTTCACCAGTTTAACATGTTCTTTGCCATGACCTTTGAATTACAGCAGTTGACTTATCACTAAGGAAGATAGTCCATTTGACCTCACAGATAGATTCATCATGACATGGTTCCTCTGGTGCATTCATTGTTGAGATGATGGGTTATAGGTCTTTGAAAAGCGGGATAAATAAAACATGGTCTGGTGACGAGAGACTTGAGCACAGGTGGCTGGTGTCACCTTAATTGAGGAGGATGggttcatagtaatggctggGACGGAGCTAATGGATTatagtatcaaacacatcaaaaacatggtttccatgtgttcgaTAACGttcctgtcacgacttccgccaaagtcggtccctctccttgttcgggcggtgttcggcggtcgatgtcaccgatcttctagccatcactgatccatttttcattttccattggttttgtcttgtcttccttcacacctggttccaatcccatcaattagatgttgtgtatttaactctCTGTTTCCCAtctccttgtcggagattgtttgtttgtatgtttgtgtattatgtattggtgcgcgacgggttctTGTACCCACTTTTATTTATCTTGTAATTTTGGTTCTGGAGTTTTGTTAAGTCTATTAAAcgactccatttataccaagttcgattctcctgcgactgacttccctgccacctacacaCACGCTATTACAGTTCCactcactccattccagccattatgaagagccgtcctcccctcaccagccccCTGTGGACTGGAGTGCATCTGTCGAGTATGAAAACATATCGATATCACAAATGCTGCGTTGCCTCACTCTGAATACTAAGAACGCTGGTGTATTCTCCTCACAGTGGTTCAATTAAAAAAGGTGAAACTGTAGCTCAAAAGTCAAGCTGTTGCCATGAAATGGATCTGCTGTGATTTAGCGTAGTAGGCGTGAGGTGTGGGGGGAGGGTGAGGATCAGATAGGAGTGTCATTGTCCTCaggtgaactctctctctctgagacacctGCAGTCACAAATGGTCATATCCACTACCTCAGTGTGGACTGGTCACAGCCACTTGGAGGATACAAGTAGATGTGAGTCATAAACAGGGTCTCTCAGAGGTAACATTAGGTTTTGTTTTTGTCCAAGTTATATGTCGAAAATGTTATCTAAGAAGGTTTAAAGAAACAAATCAAATATGACCATCTGGGGATTTCAAACTTATTTCTTTCATTTTTGGTTGGATCTCTAACTTCACAGTTACAAACGTGCATACATGCCCACACTTACGCATTCaggcacgcactcactcactccaaCGCATCAGCCAGAGAGCTAGAGTAATTGGTAACTCTCCTATGGGAACTCTGGGGCATCTTCCTTGTCCTTGGTGTTCATGAGCTAATGTGATTGGCCACGGCTGCCTTGGATTCACACTCCTTGAATAACGCACATACTTAACATTCGCTCTTTAAAGAAAGGGTTTTATCATGACCTGTTGTCCATAGAAAATAGAAGTGGGTGTTTAAATCAAGACCTGACACATTTTGAATATGTATTGTTGTTACACACTAGAGACCATGTCCACATGGTTACTTGTTAGTgtgtgatttgatttattgcAAGTGTTTACTGATGCATTTACTTTGTGCATTCCCTGGCTGTTAGTGTGATAAATGTTGTTAGGTAATGTTTCTATAGTATGAAAAAGTATGAGTATGAGTAAAATTATTTACTTTGATTCAATTACTATGTATACTACTGAAATGTCCCGCAGAACTAATTAAATGTAATGAATGTCATGTGCTTGATCACTTAAATTGTAACCTCTAGTGATGACGCAATTATTTTTCTGACTGAAGAATAATGTTGTCTCTACATGGTTTGTCTTCTGCTCATGGACACAGTCATACAAGAATGATACCATAATATCATGAATAGGAAATTAAAAGGAGCTACTCATTATTAATAGCAACTGAACCAGAGTCATGATTAAATTACTTGATGGATTTGACTGTATTGATCAGCCAAACATCAGTATTCACATCACAAAATGCACATACATTTTGGATGATTTAATGCACAATGCATCATACCCATTAGGTCACATTTGGCCCTTCAACAGTATAATATTTACATAATAAGTAGGGTGTGATTACATTTCATATTCAACTCTTATTTGTATTAGTAGCTGTGTTttcatccaattggcaacagattttcatgcaaacgTGTCCAAATccacataaaaacaatatgcgcattttcacatcagagatgtgtttccatcaaattgattTGTTGCAGATACTGTAAAAGGTTGACATAATGCACATAcaaattaaatgggtttccatggcatttTCAACTCCGATGGTTTtctcacaacaacaaaaacatgtagCGTGATATAGCaagtgtgcccactctggtattgacACATACGCTCTAGACAACAGTTTGCAGATAAGAGTGCAGGCAGGccagcctacatgatgagattttTATGGACAAATGTCTTTTTATTTTGTCTAAACtcgcaaagttcaatggggccgaatactttcgcaaggcactgtatgttactgGTCAGGCATCTTGTTATGCAGTGAAACGCAGATTCTAtcccggtgcgctctattccagctcctcgcattggccgggctagaatgggcatccagccaggaaggagggtgccggctcagcgctcctggtctccagtctacctccttggaccaggatatcctgcacTGGCTCTGCCTACTGTGTCTCCGgtgagtctgcacagcccagtgcgtcctgtgccagtgcCCTCCATTTGCAGGGCGAGAataaacatccagccaggacgggttgtgacagctctacactccagacatccagtgcgcctccacagtcaggtacgtcctgttcctcctccccgcactcgccctgaggtgcgtgtcaccagccagGACCACCaatgccggcaccacgcaccaggcctacagtgcgccttggcagtccagagcgtccggcgacagcgCCCAGTCCAgagcgacgggccacagtccggaacctccagccacgggccacagtccggaacctccagcgacgggccacagtccggggtctccagcgacgggccTCAGCCCGGGGCCTACGGCGAGGATCCGCAGgccagagcctccggcgatgatccacgggtcAGTGCTACAAGAGCGGACTCAGGGTAAAGAAGGGGGGGCGGcatccagaaccagaaccagaaccgaggttagatgcccacatataggtttaggtttgcggCCAAGAGttcgcacctttgggggggaggtactgtcacgccctgaccttagttatatttgttttctttattattttggttaggtcagggtgtgacaagggtggtttgtttagtttttgtatgtctaggggttttgctagtctaggtgtttatgtctatggttgcctagattgagaaccaatcagaggcagctgtttatcgttgtctctgattggggaccatatttaggtagccattttccttgggtattttgtgggttgttattctatgtttagttgcctgtctgcactagccatattaggttcacggttcgttttgttgtttttgttagtttgttcagtgttctgtctttaattaaagaagtatgtacgcatatcacgctgcgccttggtctcctccttacgACGACCGTGACACTGATAGCCGTAGTacatcagaccttataccatgggtatgacaaaacagttatttttactgctctaattacattggtaaccagtttaaatAAAGCACCTCGGGGGTTGtggaatatggccaatatacgATGGCTAATGGCTGAGTACAGGCAAGCTGTGATGCGTGCATAAAAACAGCCCTTAGcaatggtatattggccatataccacaacccctctGCCTTATTGCTTAACTGTCAAACGGCAGACAGGCATtgatgatcatgtcaccagaataagacactcaatatttattggaaagtagCATCATtccatcaccttgcactttcaccaccctgtgaagttcatcataatttatttaatctgtagactAATAAATTGCATGCTTTCCTGCAGTGTTGCCATGTTCACGGCTTTCCTGTGAAATTGGGCTACTTTGAAAATGATGTCACGGGTGAAAATGTAtttgttgcaaaataaatgtaaacacgTTTTTCAATctttgcacccacactgcttgcgcACGTaaccaggcgctaaaatagaacttggttctatttatGACGTGTGACGTGCTGCAAGTCCCGCCGCTCCCATCTCaatggtttttaggagcatatacccacatgggggattgaaagatgaactgagatccacactccagtccagtcggagtggtaatgcaccttaaagttggttgccaaccaccatataaagtcctaagaagcctgaaggaggagagattactagaaacaaactcaGTTTACCGTGTTATCTGGTGTGAGAGAGCAACACAGCTCTTCGCTGAGTCATGTGAGCGAGAGGAGATTAGGCTACAGGTAAAACAAATTCTAAAAAATCTGACAAGCATATTCGGTTCATATACATATGTTTTATATTTAATTCAGTGATTCAAATTATGACCCCATCCTCAGTAGCCTATTCCAGCAGGCTATTGGGAAACACTTCTTACCTCTTAATAGCCTCGCTATTCATGTTGAATAAATTAATCTGATAATTTGAAATAAGCAAGTTGCTAAATCGTTCAGTTTACATCTTGCCTACATCTTGTCTAGGCTACTGTATACTATCGGAAATTAGATGTAGGCCTATCAGGGGCAATAGAATACTTGCCTTTATCCAAGCAAACCATGGCAAATTTGAATTACAATCAAAAACCTAGATTTGAGTCTGCAGCCTATGACTATTGAAATGGGTCATTTGTAATCTTAATATTTGGCACATAACAGCACAATTGCCAGAAAATAGCCTAACATTAGTTTTTATGTTGATTCAAGTTTTTCTTGATCAGAGATTTCGAAATATTCTGTCCAATTTTCATCCCTCAAACTCTCCTGTCGGGTTTATCTATAGTTATGCACATGCGCAAAGgggatttatttacaattatcaacctggttcgagccctgaatgctgattggctgaaagctgtggtatatcagaccatataccacgggtatgacaagaCATTACTTTTTACTGttgtaattacgttggtaaccagtttataatagcaataaggcacccccGGGGTTTGGGCTAGTTTTCAGGCCTATTGGGCGGGTTTTGAGTGGTCATTGGACTATCAATTGTTTGACCTGGCAACCCTGCTTTCAAGACATTTTAGTGGGAGggccacacaacatgtcatcgcaTGACTCCCAAGTTAATTTCGATGCAATGGTTTTATATCAATATTGTGCATAAATGCATTTCCAGCAACATTTGTCACATAATTAATCTCATCGACACAAAAATATATTGTCTAGCGTATTTTATTTAGTCGACAAAGTTAGCAGACAAATTGTATTTTTCCATTaggcctgtcatgacattttCTACAGTAATACAAGTGTTCTCACAGGATTGTTCATTAATTATTGGTGGAGGAGAAATTGGGAAAATCTAAATATCTGCCATGGTTGCTTTACAAAGACTCATTTTTTTCCATATGGAGATCCAATCAGCTCAGATTTGATTACTATTATAAAATGTATACTATCACAAAATCTGAAAATAATTTCACAGGAAATGATAAAGAGTATCTTCACTTTCTGCAATCAgtcatttctaaaaaaaaaaaagcttaatTAATGATGGCTTCACTCCATGCTCTGACTAAAGGAATGCAAAATGCAGACTTCACCCCTACTATAATCAACAGCACTACTTCCAATCAGAAACATGTTAGTGGATGAGATGTTTGCCAAAGAAAATGCCATCCATGATAGTACAGACACAAATTAATCAGAAGAACCTACTATTTCCCCTTCTATAATGGTTCTGTTCAACATGACCAGATAATATTGGTTCCTAATACACTATTTCGGAGCATGACATCGTTGATGGAATGGCATCATCCCAAATTAAATGTCAATACTGAATCCAAACGGTATA from Oncorhynchus clarkii lewisi isolate Uvic-CL-2024 chromosome 25, UVic_Ocla_1.0, whole genome shotgun sequence encodes the following:
- the LOC139383947 gene encoding xaa-Arg dipeptidase-like isoform X1, which produces MQLKHNIGTCIDTIQDKLFILSQDIWRCPELAYGEKQSHDRLVRFLSDDNLWEVESHYKLPTAVRATWGPFGGKDGDRVLNVGFLCEYDALPGIGHACGHNLIAEVGVAAALGLTGALGLVREPTDCLTPLRVKVTVLGTPAEEDGGGKVDLILAGAFEDMDVVFMAHPAQQDVAFLPCVSITDVTVKYHGKASHAAAYPWEGVNALDAAVLAYNSLSVLRQQLKPDWRLHGIIKHGGVKPNIIPAYTELEYYLRTPLVTDLSDLKAKAEACFRSAAMATGCQVEITYPNHTYSNILPNTTLAQLYEENGRALGIEFVEVQNNFSGSKNEIIIIIVEGVILLEMSTCLHSLVYVLAGSTDFGNVSFVVPGIHPFFYIGTDALNHTEEYTAAAGAEKAQFYTLRTAKALAMTAVDVLCCPELFHKMRVEFSEAKLKQEQGPKDKDTTGSTHS
- the LOC139383947 gene encoding xaa-Arg dipeptidase-like isoform X2; protein product: MALGSQSHENRMQLKHNIGTCIDTIQDKLFILSQDIWRCPELAYGEKQSHDRLVRFLSDDNLWEVESHYKLPTAVRATWGPFGGKDGDRVLNVGFLCEYDALPGIGHACGHNLIAEVGVAAALGLTGALGLVREPTDCLTPLRVKVTVLGTPAEEDGGGKVDLILAGAFEDMDVVFMAHPAQQDVAFLPCVSITDVTVKYHGKASHAAAYPWEGVNALDAAVLAYNSLSVLRQQLKPDWRLHGIIKHGGVKPNIIPAYTELEYYLRTPLVTDLSDLKAKAEACFRSAAMATGCQVEITYPNHTYSNILPNTTLAQLYEENGRALGIEFVEVQNNFSGSTDFGNVSFVVPGIHPFFYIGTDALNHTEEYTAAAGAEKAQFYTLRTAKALAMTAVDVLCCPELFHKMRVEFSEAKLKQEQGPKDKDTTGSTHS